A region of Acidimicrobiia bacterium DNA encodes the following proteins:
- a CDS encoding MFS transporter yields the protein MSDSPVGDKPPELRDEFVLGDEPSLLIPEGGDRPGFHVRMFSTPEFFRLWLAQVVSATGDWLGLLAISLLAIRVGSGSEGAALSMVLAARIAPGFFFGPIAGVLVDRWDRKRVMIVSDVGRALVMVSLPFVDTIWGLVIASLILEAFTMLWSPAKEASVPNLVPEEYLTTANSLSILAAYGTFPVGAGLMVLFGRLSTALFSSSWADNLQLHEEGLAFYANAVTFLVAAGLIFTLHLPPRPKRKSLAGEPLRARLADPIADLREGWKFAFVNPVARTVNMGLATGLIGGGMLVPLGAVYATEVLGAGESGYGFLITALGLGVAAGVALVSWAQRHLHKTRMFTWSLVMAGVFLLASSSISQIHLSAAMTFGIGMCAGAVYVLGFTLLHENVTDELRGRIFSTLYLLVRMCVLIALVVGPLLEELFDRLSKHFWDRHINLFGWEVFVPGVRLTLWLAALIMLGSGLVAIVSLRAGAEGEKV from the coding sequence ATGTCTGATTCTCCCGTCGGGGATAAACCGCCTGAACTGCGTGATGAGTTTGTACTCGGTGACGAACCGAGTTTGCTTATCCCTGAGGGTGGCGATCGTCCAGGTTTTCATGTGCGCATGTTTTCTACCCCGGAGTTTTTTCGTTTGTGGCTGGCGCAGGTGGTGTCGGCTACCGGCGACTGGTTGGGCCTGTTGGCTATCAGCTTGTTGGCTATTCGGGTGGGTTCAGGTTCTGAGGGGGCGGCCCTTTCGATGGTTTTGGCGGCCCGTATCGCCCCCGGGTTTTTCTTTGGGCCTATTGCTGGGGTTTTAGTTGATCGGTGGGATCGCAAACGGGTGATGATTGTGTCCGATGTGGGGCGGGCTTTGGTAATGGTTTCGTTGCCGTTCGTGGACACCATTTGGGGTTTGGTGATTGCTTCGCTTATTTTGGAAGCGTTTACCATGTTGTGGTCGCCGGCTAAAGAAGCATCGGTCCCAAATTTGGTTCCCGAAGAGTACCTGACTACCGCCAACTCTCTTTCTATTTTGGCGGCTTATGGGACCTTCCCGGTGGGGGCCGGTTTGATGGTGTTGTTTGGTCGCTTGTCAACCGCTTTGTTTAGTTCTTCTTGGGCCGACAATCTGCAATTGCATGAAGAGGGGCTGGCTTTTTATGCCAATGCGGTAACGTTTTTGGTGGCCGCGGGGTTAATTTTTACGCTGCATTTGCCGCCCCGTCCTAAGCGTAAATCGTTGGCTGGGGAACCTTTGCGGGCGCGCTTGGCTGACCCTATTGCTGATTTGCGTGAGGGTTGGAAGTTTGCTTTTGTTAACCCGGTGGCTCGCACGGTGAACATGGGTTTAGCAACGGGTTTGATCGGCGGCGGCATGTTGGTGCCGTTGGGGGCGGTGTATGCCACCGAAGTTTTGGGGGCCGGCGAGTCGGGCTATGGGTTTTTGATTACTGCTTTGGGGTTGGGGGTAGCGGCCGGGGTGGCTTTGGTTTCTTGGGCGCAGCGGCACCTGCATAAAACCCGCATGTTTACTTGGTCGCTGGTTATGGCCGGCGTATTTTTGTTGGCCTCTTCTTCCATTAGCCAAATCCATTTGTCGGCGGCCATGACCTTTGGTATCGGCATGTGTGCCGGGGCGGTCTATGTGTTGGGCTTTACTTTGTTGCACGAAAATGTCACCGATGAGCTTCGGGGACGTATTTTTTCGACACTGTATTTGTTGGTGCGGATGTGCGTACTGATTGCTTTGGTGGTTGGTCCGCTGCTTGAAGAGTTGTTTGATCGTTTGTCGAAACATTTTTGGGATCGCCATATTAATCTTTTCGGGTGGGAAGTTTTTGTTCCCGGGGTGCGTCTCACCCTTTGGTTGGCTGCATTGATTATGTTGGGGTCGGGGCTGGTAGCCATTGTGTCGTTACGAGCCGGTGCTGAAGGAGAAAAAGTATGA